The DNA segment AATGATTATTTACATACAACGTTAAAATATTAGAAATCGTAACATGCACAATTCACAATTATGTTCACTCCTGTTCTTTGTTGTCGCTGCACTTGAATACTTGATAGTATTAGTTGATTAGGTGTGGATCCACTTGAGTATTTCTTTATTCGTGTAACTACTAGAAATAGATCATTTTGTTatagtaattttaatttttttaattttcattacAAATAGCATCCTATTACTGTTTTTTACCTACAAATTTATATTTAGGGGCTCATTTTTCTATTCGCACAGGGCCTTCGAAGGCGCATGCATTCTCAGCGACGGCCTTGCGCTTATTCGTGATTTTTCTAGGTTTACCTTCGCGAAATACTACAAAATGCACATACTTATTCAAATACATATCCACTTACATGTTCATTAGTCTATATGCTCTATGTGTTTCGTACTTGTTTACAATTGTACCTATGCAAATTCATTAATCTTGCAAGCCGCACTTAACATGTATAACGCTATGGGATTGACAACCCGCCTAGATTGATCCTTTCGGATCCATGGTCATTGTTAAGATTTCATGAACCTAGCATTTCGATGCTAGGGTGCTCATTTGTCTTACATTTTAGGTTTGGATTATGCGTTTTATACATGCATGTTACATAATTGCCATATTAGTACTTTTGACATGTGGATATGCCTTTTTCACTTAAGCTATATGTATCAAACTTATATACTCACCAACATTATTTGTTGGTTTttgttttaacatgtttttaGGAAACGCTTAAGATGATATTGCAAAGATTGAGATCACATAGGGCTTTGGACCTAGACTATCCATTTCAGTTAACGTTATCTTATTGTCTTCTTTGGTTGAACAATGTGTTTCCCTTTCCATGTGTTGTATGACAATTTAAACTTGATGATTAATATATTTCCATTTTTGTACCATAAGTCTTTAAACAATCTATACGGCTCCCCTCGATGTTTCCGCTATCGATTGGGGTCTGACACCAAGGTCCCTAAGAATTCTTGCCAATGCAGCTTATTTTCTCCTTTGGGGCTTAAATTATTTTTGTGCTAAATTCACCTCTCAACCACCCAGTCTGATGAGCCCATTACAAGAACACGTGGTGATTGCCACAATCTAGGTTGGTGAGTGTTTAGGATTTCAGCTAGAAGGTATTGAAAGCAAAGTAAGAAGTCTAAATATTGGCAAAAAATTTGCTCATAATTTGCAATGGatctattatcaataaaaaaaTTTAGAGTTGTAGGAGGCCCAAATAAATTGGATTAGGTCAATTATATGAAAAAATGAGCATTAACTTCATTTCTTGGCTATTCAAGAAACAAAATTTTTTgactctttaaaaataaaattctaCAATTTTTAGGATAATTCGTCGTTTGGTTACGAATATGTTTATGCTAGCAGTCCTTTTGGTGGTCTTTCATGTATTTGGGACTCCTAGGTGTTCAATATGACCGAACCAATGAGTAAAAATATCTCGCTTCTTGGAAGTGTTCTATATTGTAAACACATACGCACAATGGACTTCAGTCCTCCTTAGTGCCTCCTCCGTAGTGCCTCCTGCAAGATTACGATATGCAGTTGCACTACTAGTTAGTTAAATTTCTACAATTTAATAAAATATAGGTTAGTTGTAGAAGTAGAATGATTAATAGTAAagttgtatataaataaaaaagaatgggcgcTAGGGTCATTATGTTAGCTTGAGAGCGATAATCAACAATACAAGGAGAATTTATGAGTATTTTAAACAATTCTTCCTTAAACTCTTATTCTATCAATTTTTTTGCACTTAAATGTAAAaggagttaattacatagttagtccctgtggtttgcccaaAGTAacataccctagaaggtgattttaaactattagtacctaagtatgttactttgtgcaaaccagagagactaactatgtaattaactcaatgTAAAAGTTTGTGATATTTTTGCTTCATATAAATTTGATACTCAAAGAATCCGGCTTTATATTTCTAGTAACAACTTACATTTCAATCCAAGAACTACAATATTCATCATATATCACATATCCATTAATCTAGAGCAATGGAGAAGATCTTTTCCATGAACACACAAGGACCAAAGCTATAACTCCGGATTTCCATATCGACGAAGATGGAATCCTATGTTTCCCGTTCCCAAATAACCCTTTCAAGAACTCCCAAAAGCATAATAACAACCAGATACTACAAAACATCTCTCCTAACTCCAATCCTAATACCTCCATCCAAATTTCACTATAGTCAACCTTTAATAGTTTTAGCAAACTATTGACCAACGCAGTCATGTTGACCAGTAGAATGACAACACCTGGCACGAACACGGGTGACTTGTCAAAAGTAAACCTGTTAACATTTTTATCATTGTGATAACCAACACCATCATTCGACATGTGTTCCTTTTGTGTTACTTCAAAGACAGATTTTGATAAACCCATGAGCTTTAGCATCACGCTTAAAAACCCGTAGAACCATGAAGTCATAGCAATCACTCTTCCCATTCTCTGCAAATTCCACCACATACGTAGTGATACACCTAGACGTTTAAGCTCCCACAAAACATAAACGTTGTATATGAAGAAAATACCCACAGGGATAATAAAAACCATTTCACTGAGTTTGGGCAAGAAATGTGTGCCTGTGATGATACAATATGCAGGAAGAAATGCATAACATATCTCAGGAATAGACCGGACACCCCATAAAAATATCCAGTAGTAAGCAAGGGCTTGTCGAAACCAAAGGTTTCCTTTCATAGTAAGAAGTAACGGGTTTTTATCGCTTAATAAGATCTCTGTAAGCCCGTTGGCCCATCTTTTTTGTTGGATCAATGAACTCGGGAACGTTGATGGTGCACAACCAAGAAAAGCGGGTGGCTCGGGTGAGCACATCACGGATTTCCATCCTTTACCATGGATATTGATTCCTGTGAGCACATCTTCTGATGTAGATCCATAAAGCCAACCAACCTGATAATATAATTATCAGATAACATCATAGTTAGAATATTTCAGTATGTTTATAACCTATTTAGTTCTTTTAAGGTACCATACTCTTGTAACTTTCTTTATAATATCATTTACCTTTTTTCCCCAGTCTGTACCATACTCGTAGCTATAGCCCGCAACATCGATTGATGCATTAATTAAAGTAGAGGGACTTGTTCGATTTTCTATTTTTGGGTTTGATCCTGATAATATCTCGGCAGCGGACTCTCTCAATTCAAACGATTTTCCAAAGACTTTATGTAGATCTTCATTTCTTATATTCCCTATTTAACAAAagaaaatatgatttaaacatgAATATACAATTCTACAAAACAAAAGTAGAAAATTAAATAAGTTTCAATTGGCATACCAGATTTTGTCTTATCATTTGGAGATAAACCATAGATAACCtttcgtctatgaaaacaatttgATCCCATATAGAATATTCCTTGTAGTGCTCCTAATCCATTTGTAATATACTGAAATAAATGTAACAAAAATGTAAACTAATTAACTCTGGTGATTATGTAAGAATTAAGGTGTTTTTTGGATGCTGGTTTTGCATGAGAATATGAAATAATCAGTTTTTAAATAAGAGGTTGTAGAAGATAGTGTTTATATGTGTTTATTGTTTTGAAGTTTTATTATTTTAAGAACcaaataatcagataatcaaaaATTCTCTAGAATTTCATTATATAGGTAATTTTTTAGCAactttatacttttatttatatataaaatactggccgagttacatcaat comes from the Helianthus annuus cultivar XRQ/B chromosome 4, HanXRQr2.0-SUNRISE, whole genome shotgun sequence genome and includes:
- the LOC110938154 gene encoding cellulose synthase-like protein H1, whose protein sequence is MTINVQDSKSLPLQEKIVHNNKMARAMELIILSFLVSMLVYRIISFKHQNHNFPWFLAFLCESWFTFIWILSMNIKWNQSYTITYPERLLERVNEFEFPAVDIFVTTADPILEPCIITMNTVLSLLAIEYPTNKLALYLSDDACSPHTYYSLVETTKFAKLWVPFCKKYNIQVRAPFRYFTSNSTPLEDDCLEFQHQWKKMKNLYGDLYKKIEVAAQRPFTCDDPKSEFAVFCDVNRSDHQAIIKVISENTDLPIVIYISREKNLKHHHQYKAGAMNVLTRVSGVMTNAPLMLNVDCDMYANNPQVFLHAMCILLGYKNDQDCGFVQIPQAFHDGLKDDPFGNQLANYYYITNGLGALQGIFYMGSNCFHRRKVIYGLSPNDKTKSGNIRNEDLHKVFGKSFELRESAAEILSGSNPKIENRTSPSTLINASIDVAGYSYEYGTDWGKKVGWLYGSTSEDVLTGINIHGKGWKSVMCSPEPPAFLGCAPSTFPSSLIQQKRWANGLTEILLSDKNPLLLTMKGNLWFRQALAYYWIFLWGVRSIPEICYAFLPAYCIITGTHFLPKLSEMVFIIPVGIFFIYNVYVLWELKRLGVSLRMWWNLQRMGRVIAMTSWFYGFLSVMLKLMGLSKSVFEVTQKEHMSNDGVGYHNDKNVNRFTFDKSPVFVPGVVILLVNMTALVNSLLKLLKVDYSEIWMEVLGLELGEMFCSIWLLLCFWEFLKGLFGNGKHRIPSSSIWKSGVIALVLVCSWKRSSPLL